The sequence below is a genomic window from Lolium perenne isolate Kyuss_39 chromosome 7, Kyuss_2.0, whole genome shotgun sequence.
AGCAGCTCTATGCTTCTGGCGTTTAAAAGGCTGTGAATAATATTTTGGCCACCTAACGTTTTATAATCATTAAACCCATAGTTTGCACTGTGGCCAGAATTGTTGCCACCTTTACTGAAACTGAGGCCACCGGAACAGTTTCCAAAATAATCTTCAGAGTCATTTGCAATTTCGCTATATTCGTATGTATCGTCATCGCTATTGATATCACTTCCATAATCATAATTGTCTTTGATGTCATCAGAATAGTCATCGTAAATATTGTCAGAATAGCCATCATAAAAATCGTTACCAAAGCCGCTATAAAGAATACTGTCAAGAAAGCCCTCATTGTGACTGCCATCAGAATTTTTACCATCACACATGACATTTCTATTATCATTGTTTTCATCTTCATCGCTTGTCTGAGGGaattcatcatcatcctcatggtACTTTTGAAATTCACGACTCAGTAAAGAGTCATCAAGCATGATGCTGCCTGTGACAAGAGACCCAGAGTTCTTGAATACGGGAACCCACTTCTCTGGTTTGATGCACCGTAGGAACATGAGGTTTGAAGCATCCACCAAGAGGTTCATAGTGAATTTGCATTTAACCATGGTCAAACTCTTCAGAGAGAAGGATAAAACCTCATGGACATCAATCAGACAGCTCTTGAGATATAGTTCTTCCAAAGGGCAGTGAGAAGAGAGCTGCTTCATGACTTCATCATCCAGCTTGGTGTATGACAGTTTCAAGATTTTGAGGTGGCTAGAGACAAAGTCTTTGTGATCCAGCTCTATGTACTTGCTGAGATGCCCATTAAGCTGAATAACACGAGCATTTCGCTTGATAGCACTACGGATCCACCTCTTGACATGGCCATTGTTATAAGTCTCATAGAAATCATCCTCACCAACCGAGCGCAGACGGAGCGTGTCCACTGGCGTGAGCACGTCCCGGGTGAGCAGCAACCGGTGAACAAACTTGGCTAAGTCCTCTGGTGGTCTATCATGGTCTCCAACACGGATGTCAATGCAGGGCGCAGAAGCCCAGAGGTTGCGCCACCTCCGCGAGAGCTTGGACATGCGGACCATCTCCCATGCCTTCAAGAACGACATGATGTGGTGCAGGAGCACGTCCGGGAGATCGCTGAGCCTATCGGCCGGTTCGCCTGCCCCACGAGATGTCCCCACTGGTGATGGTTGGTTAACAGGCACCCATTGCTTGGATACCTTCAGGGGCATTTCGTTGGATGGGTTACCTGCCTCATGCAACGTCCCCGCGGACCGGTTAACCGGCATCCACCGCTTGGATACCTTTGGAGGCACTTCGTTGGATGGTTTGACTGCAATAGGAGACAAGCCCGCCGCTTGGTCAACCGGCACCTGCCGCTGGGATACCTTCGGGGGCACTTCTCTGGATGGCTTCCCTGCAACGGGAGACATGCCCGCTGCTTGGTTAACCGGCACCCATCGCTTGGATACCTTCGGAGGCACTTCGTTGGTTTTTTTGCCTGCAACGGGAGACGTGCCCGCCGGCCGGTTAACTGGAACCCACTGCTTGGATACCTTTGggggcatttcgtcgaacagaCGGCCTGCACGGACATGCCGGCAGAGAAAACAAACTCGAGAATCAAGATCAACGCCTTACGAGAAATGCTTCCAAGAAATTTCCGATCTGACTAGGGAGGAAACTTACAGAAAGATTGGTTGCAACGGCGATGAGTTCTTGATCCTTCAAAGTACgacgtggcggtggcggcggcggcggcggcggtttgtGCTAGGGGTTGGGGTTCTTTGGAAGTTGGTCATGTTTTGGGACGGGATTTAGCAAGAGACGGGATTTGCCGCTCTGCAATCGGTACCTTGTTTGTAGTGTCCGGTGGGCTGGTCTACGGCCCATCGGCGCAACAAAATCGAACCGAATCATTAGTTTTCCTCAAACTTCCCTCAAAATGTTTGAAGTTTAAATAAAGGGGGTGAAAGATGCTCATAAGATCGCTCATGTTTTAGCAAAGGAATTCAAGCAACTTCTTTTAATAGAGTAGAATTTTCCTTTTGTCCTAGAGATGCTAATAAGGTTGCTCATGCCACCTATTTTTATTTTGCCTTTGTTGGTGGATGATGTAAGTGTGCTTTAAATTACTAAAAGTGTGCAGTAGAGTCCTGCTGCTTAATTAAAAAAAAGGATGCTCAAAACAAACGCTTTTCTCAAACTTCTCTGCAAAACAATTTCCCGTATAAAATAACTTGTCAAGCTGTAAAAAAAGGATACAACTATCAAAAAGAAACTTGTAAGAAAGGTTCCCTTATAAATAAAAACAGAACCATCCAATTAGATCTTGAAATTTACTCAAACCAGCCAGTATGTCATATGTGTGCTTCTAGACACTATCAGTCTGTTCTAAATTGTAAAAGTTGTCATAGTTTTCCTTTCTAATTATGTGGTTTAAGCGTTGTTCTTTTTACTCGCTCCGTTCTATTTTAGTTGTCATTAATTTGGATGTATCCGGGCACATTTTATTTACTTATAGGTATGTCCGAATCCACGACAATTAATATGAACATAGGAAGTATAATACCAGATTTAATTTAAAAAGGAACTTGCATTTTACCAAATTCATGTAAAAGAACACACTCAAGACAATTTCTATACATGCCCCCGGGACTAGAAAGTTAAGTGCCCCACCTCACTGTTGCACCACTGGATGGCTTTCGCCGTCGTAGGAGAAGGTCGTGGCAGCTCCACGCACCGTCCGTCACCACTTGCCTCTACACCTGGGCATTTCTCAGGCCGGCCGGGTTTCGGGCCGGGCTTAAAAAAGCCTGACCGTAAATTCTCAGAAATTAGGTCCAAACCTGGCCCGAACAAAGAAAAGCTTGGCCCGGCTTGACAAGCCCGACCCAAACTAGGCTAAAATCCAGTTTTCTCCAAGCCTGAGCCCCGCCTGGCCTAACGTTCGGGCTGCAGAATCAGGCCCAAACCCGGCCCGACACGCAAGCTCGGCCTGGGATTTTTGGGCTGGGCCGTCCGGGTTGGGCTACCCATACCCAGATGTACTTGCCTCCCCCATCGTCAAGCGGAGCAAGCTTCGGCACAAACTGAACTTTGACAAGATCAGTTTTTTTACCTTCGAACAAAATCTGAGCAAAGGAGCCACGGGTCATTCTTTTCCCGCCACCACTTTCCCGCCATATTTTCCCCCTCCCCCGCCACCGATCTCCCGCCAACGATCTCCCGCCAGCGCTCTCCCACCATATTTTTCCGCCACGCTCTCGGATTTTTGCCTATAAAAGCAGGGATCGACACATTTCGTTGCACAGGTGCTTCTACCCCTCATTTTCGTGCCGTCTAACACTTAGCTACCATGAGCGTGCCATGCTCTGACCAGGAGTCTAGGCCGGCGAAGTCTAAGGCTGCAAGTTGACCCCCAGGTGTGAGagcggagcggtgttggtgcgaCTGTCTTGCAAAGGTTAAGCAGGTGGAAGATTTCTCTGATCAGTTTggcatgaaatttttcatgtgtgcgaactatgagcatgatccaccccgaagttcagcttcgtcgtccacTAGGCCGCCGGTATGTTTTGACCTAATTTTATTTAGGCATAATTTTATTTATGAATATGGTTTAATGTTACTATTTGTGTTGCAGTCTCCACTGCCCCTATGCAgatggtttcactggatagacacggagcagccggattgggcgCGCCAGGAGGTTGAGGAGAAACACCGGCGTGTGTGGGCAACCTTCTTTGAGGAGGAGCATCAGAAAAAGGCTCGTGCTAATGCTAAAGCAGAGCGAGAGAGACAGATTCAGAAATTAAGGGCGGAACAAGCTCGAAATCGcgaggtgaatcagaagaggatggatgatgaggctgcacgtaggtttGCAAAGGAAGATATGCGCAAGGAGGCTCGTGAAGCGGAAAGGAAGAGACAAAGGGAAAGAGCTGCTGAGGCGCAAGCGGCAGAAGAACGCGGTGACAAGTCCGGAAAATGGCCACGGGAAAGTAGTGTGATGTGTCGTACTGgctatgtatcttaatttcagttttagtttgtcgttgtatcttaaattcAGTTGTGGTGATAAGCCGTATTTTAATTTCAGCTGtaatgtatcttaatttcagttgtagtattgatttgaaatgactttgccGCAAATATGTTGTGTCCGAAATTTTGGCTCAATTGTTTCCCGCAGAAATTCGCCGCCATTTTTTCCCGCCAAAATTATTTATTCCCGCCCAAATTTCCCGCCACTTTTTCCGCCCAATTTTCCCGCTCACATCTTCCCGCCGAAACTCATCCCTT
It includes:
- the LOC127301031 gene encoding uncharacterized protein; the protein is MPPKVSKQWVPVNRPAGTSPVAGKKTNEVPPKVSKRWVPVNQAAGMSPVAGKPSREVPPKVSQRQVPVDQAAGLSPIAVKPSNEVPPKVSKRWMPVNRSAGTLHEAGNPSNEMPLKVSKQWVPVNQPSPVGTSRGAGEPADRLSDLPDVLLHHIMSFLKAWEMVRMSKLSRRWRNLWASAPCIDIRVGDHDRPPEDLAKFVHRLLLTRDVLTPVDTLRLRSVGEDDFYETYNNGHVKRWIRSAIKRNARVIQLNGHLSKYIELDHKDFVSSHLKILKLSYTKLDDEVMKQLSSHCPLEELYLKSCLIDVHEVLSFSLKSLTMVKCKFTMNLLVDASNLMFLRCIKPEKWVPVFKNSGSLVTGSIMLDDSLLSREFQKYHEDDDEFPQTSDEDENNDNRNVMCDGKNSDGSHNEGFLDSILYSGFGNDFYDGYSDNIYDDYSDDIKDNYDYGSDINSDDDTYEYSEIANDSEDYFGNCSGGLSFSKGGNNSGHSANYGFNDYKTLGGQNIIHSLLNARSIELLGHSGEVVLRRESISFPTFINLKTLSLGEWCISRGADFYLLIHLLQHAPNLEKLFLQLEMNFDIQKALGRCIKPSGGSFDCKHLRMVKIKCTKDDPRVHMLAQLFRANDVPLEKIYVRRSGSFNLRMLKLNREITLGDMRDFG